Proteins from a single region of Urocitellus parryii isolate mUroPar1 chromosome 4, mUroPar1.hap1, whole genome shotgun sequence:
- the Dmrta1 gene encoding doublesex- and mab-3-related transcription factor A1 — protein MEQSQRGRGDHSGNGVLHPGPGLLAATPHPSPPALPVPSGIPVPPAYLRPSGLFLRAAAAAAAATAGSGGCRPVSRLERGVSAVGSGYLRTPKCSRCRNHGVVSALKGHKRFCRWQDCACVKCTLISERQRVMAAQVALRRQQAQEESEARGPQSFLYPRASGPEVLASKSRGRTVNSQAAGEPKAVPAQQLGALRPASGLATPAIEVIQQDDAEDKQEQKGSQCDSCQSGQEEPCSKSHQLSLGSSSKSNGVIGKKSNWSSTSKHSKKHASIQSPYSGEQSGGEDSPRSLSSSDLESGNESEGAKDCIAVRASLPMMSSRPRDPLDILIRIFPRYRLTWLESVLRFCRGDVVQAIEQILNGKERKQDTRDLAYSRKLENTAFSRASNFSLARIGFGTLGNKSAFSPLQTPSASYRGDSNLYSLNPRLEISPLRLAYSPSGRGLSGFVSPYLTPGLVPALPFQPSLDYTFSGMIRDTSYFPSKSSIIGSRLYFRPSQDSL, from the exons ATGGAGCAGTCGCAGCGTGGCAGAGGAGACCACAGCGGTAACGGTGTACTCCACCCTGGCCCGGGACTGCTGGCTGCGACCCCTCATCCCTCACCGCCGGCGTTACCGGTGCCCTCGGGGATACCAGTTCCACCAGCTTATCTGCGGCCCTCCGGCCTCTTCCTGCgagctgccgccgccgccgccgccgccacggCGGGAAGCGGAGGCTGCCGGCCGGTTTCTAGGCTGGAGAGAGGCGTGAGCGCAGTGGGCAGCGGCTACCTGCGGACGCCCAAGTGCTCTCGCTGCCGCAACCACGGTGTGGTGTCGGCGCTCAAGGGCCACAAGCGCTTCTGCCGCTGGCAGGACTGCGCGTGTGTCAAGTGCACCCTGATCTCCGAGCGCCAGCGCGTGATGGCCGCCCAGGTGGCGCTGCGCAGGCAGCAGGCGCAAGAGGAGAGCGAGGCTCGGGGACCGCAGAGTTTCTTGTACCCTCGAGCCTCGGGTCCAGAGGTTCTGGCGTCCAAAAGCCGCGGTAGAACGGTGAATTCCCAGGCGGCCGGCGAGCCTAAGGCGGTGCCCGCTCAGCAATTGGGTGCCTTGAGGCCAGCTAGTGGTCTGGCAACCCCGGCTATCGAAGTTATCCAGCAAGATGACGCGGAGGACAAACAAG aACAAAAGGGGAGTCAATGTGACTCATGCCAGAGTGGACAAGAAGAGCCATGCTCTAAATCCCATCAGCTTTCTTTGGGATCATCTTCTAAGTCTAATGGTGTCATTGGGAAAAAAAGCAACTGGTCATCTACTTCAAAACACTCAAAAAAGCATGCTAGCATCCAGTCTCCTTACTCTGGGGAGCAATCAGGAGGTGAAGACAGTCCCAGGTCCTTATCATCCTCTGATCTGGAATCAGGAAATGAGAGTGAGGGGGCTAAAGACTGCATTGCAGTGAGAGCCAGCCTTCCCATGATGTCCTCAAGACCAAGAGATCCTCTTGATATTCTTATCAGGATTTTCCCACGTTACAGGCTCACCTGGCTAGAAAGCGTTCTGCGGTTCTGCAGAGGGGATGTGGTCCAAGCCATTGAACAGATCTTAAATGGGAAAGAACGCAAGCAAGATACCAGGGATCTAGCATACTCCAGAAAACTGGAAAACACAGCCTTTTCAAGAGCTTCAAATTTTAGTCTAGCTAGAATTGGTTTTGGAACTCTAGGTAATAAATCAGCTTTCTCTCCTCTTCAAACCCCATCTGCTTCTTACAGAGGTGATTCAAACCTCTACAGCTTAAATCCTAGACTAGAGATTAGTCCATTACGACTGGCATATTCTCCCTCAGGGAGAGGGCTGTCTGGTTTTGTGTCACCCTACCTaacacctgggttggttccagcATTGCCTTTTCAGCCATCTTTGGATTATACTTTTTCAGGGATGATAAGGGATACTTCCTACTTTCCCAGTAAAAGCTCAATAATTGGTAGTAGGCTGTATTTTAGACCCAGTCAGGACAGTCTGTAA